The Sphingobium aromaticiconvertens genome has a segment encoding these proteins:
- a CDS encoding type IV toxin-antitoxin system AbiEi family antitoxin domain-containing protein: MRSLLDAWEPRSVATTAYLKTLGITPQDLQNYTSSRWLMSLGRGAFKRPKEAVTWRGALHGLQSQLRLPVHVGALTALEMWGNNHYVRFTATRACLLSPLNVALPLWFRTHWGDEVRHVQTKLLPPDLGVIEQATPEGFALRTSTAERAALELLHLAPKIFGLVEAGLIMESMTLIRPELMQSLLEQCASIKVRRLFLYLAERADLPVMHHLDLDRIDLGVGDRSLVQNGRYVAKYRLLLPKELVDHG; this comes from the coding sequence TTGAGGTCTCTGCTCGATGCTTGGGAGCCCCGCAGCGTCGCGACCACTGCCTATCTCAAGACCCTCGGCATAACGCCGCAGGATCTTCAGAATTACACTTCATCGCGTTGGCTGATGTCGCTCGGCCGGGGCGCCTTCAAGCGTCCGAAGGAGGCGGTGACCTGGCGAGGCGCGCTGCACGGCCTGCAGTCCCAATTGCGGTTGCCTGTCCATGTGGGGGCGCTGACCGCGCTCGAGATGTGGGGCAACAACCATTATGTGCGGTTCACTGCCACGCGGGCCTGTCTGCTTTCGCCGCTCAACGTCGCGCTGCCGCTCTGGTTCAGAACCCATTGGGGCGATGAGGTCCGCCACGTCCAGACGAAGCTCCTCCCGCCGGACTTGGGCGTGATCGAGCAGGCAACGCCCGAGGGATTTGCCTTGAGGACTTCCACTGCGGAACGCGCCGCGCTGGAACTGCTGCATCTCGCGCCGAAGATATTCGGCCTCGTCGAGGCCGGGTTGATCATGGAGAGCATGACCTTGATACGGCCAGAACTCATGCAGAGCCTGCTGGAGCAATGCGCCTCGATCAAGGTGCGCAGGCTGTTCCTCTACCTTGCGGAGCGCGCCGATCTGCCGGTCATGCACCATCTCGACCTTGATCGGATCGATCTCGGGGTGGGCGACCGCAGCCTCGTGCAAAATGGACGCTATGTCGCGAAATATCGGCTGCTGCTACCCAAGGAGTTGGTCGATCATGGTTGA
- a CDS encoding type II toxin-antitoxin system HipA family toxin, translating into MKTNVMAQTPHTPQAIQSLDVFLNALKVGVIVRTPGDFNAFSFDEAYRATGGLPILSLSFRAATGGLRKDPKPVSGALPAFFANLLPEDKLREAMEKHHAGAVRPGNDFDLLAALGADLPGAVRVLPSDGTKVTPQDSAKGKPKARFSLAGVQMKLSVMKNTGKGGGLTLPLDDGQGQYIAKFPSTAFPGVSENEFANLALAAAIGMDVPERELVEKSDFEGIPEDFDTLSEGKVLLVRRFDRGPQGERIHIEDFAQVFGVYPSRKYEGAAYHDVAAAVNAAISPAAALEFVRRLALAVVTGNGDMHLKNWSLIYRGDGGTPALTPIYDVLSTIPYIPSDSMALSLGGERSFKALSAPRWKSFANRARLPEPAVLQAVVETVALVNERWWQLPERRIVPATVLERIDAHVKAMTPILNSCAEK; encoded by the coding sequence TTGAAGACGAACGTCATGGCTCAAACTCCTCACACACCTCAGGCGATCCAGTCCCTCGACGTGTTCCTGAATGCGCTGAAGGTCGGTGTGATCGTCAGGACGCCGGGCGACTTCAACGCGTTCAGCTTTGACGAGGCGTATCGGGCGACGGGCGGTTTGCCGATCCTCAGCCTGTCCTTCCGCGCGGCTACCGGGGGCTTGCGCAAGGATCCCAAGCCGGTGAGCGGGGCATTGCCGGCCTTCTTTGCGAACCTGCTGCCAGAGGACAAGCTGCGCGAGGCGATGGAAAAGCATCATGCAGGCGCCGTCCGTCCGGGCAATGATTTCGACCTGTTGGCGGCGCTCGGCGCGGATCTGCCGGGGGCCGTCCGGGTTCTACCCAGTGACGGTACGAAGGTAACGCCGCAGGACAGTGCAAAGGGAAAGCCGAAGGCGCGTTTTTCGCTCGCGGGCGTGCAGATGAAGCTTTCGGTGATGAAGAACACCGGCAAGGGGGGCGGACTGACGCTTCCGCTCGATGACGGCCAGGGGCAATATATCGCGAAGTTCCCCTCCACGGCATTTCCTGGTGTGTCCGAGAACGAGTTTGCCAATCTCGCCTTGGCGGCCGCGATCGGCATGGACGTGCCCGAGCGCGAACTGGTCGAGAAATCCGATTTTGAAGGCATTCCGGAAGATTTCGACACACTGTCGGAAGGTAAGGTTCTTCTCGTCAGGCGTTTTGACCGTGGCCCACAGGGTGAGAGAATCCACATCGAGGACTTCGCCCAGGTGTTTGGCGTCTATCCCTCCCGTAAATATGAGGGGGCGGCCTATCACGATGTGGCCGCCGCCGTGAACGCGGCCATATCCCCCGCCGCCGCGCTCGAATTCGTGCGCCGGCTCGCGCTGGCGGTGGTGACCGGTAATGGCGACATGCACCTGAAAAACTGGTCGCTGATCTATCGTGGAGACGGCGGCACGCCCGCGCTCACGCCGATCTACGACGTGTTATCGACCATCCCATACATTCCCTCAGACAGCATGGCGCTGTCGCTTGGTGGCGAACGGTCGTTCAAGGCGCTATCGGCGCCTCGCTGGAAATCCTTCGCGAACCGTGCGAGGCTGCCCGAGCCAGCGGTTCTCCAAGCCGTGGTAGAGACGGTTGCCCTCGTCAACGAGCGTTGGTGGCAGTTACCAGAACGCCGCATCGTGCCCGCGACGGTGCTGGAGCGTATCGACGCCCATGTGAAAGCGATGACGCCGATCCTGAACTCCTGCGCGGAAAAATGA
- a CDS encoding helix-turn-helix domain-containing protein — protein MGAISETLRELGELLRQARLAAGLTQEQVADLAGISRPRYRDIETGIAAARATTLMNVSRALGLEMMLVPQAMVPAVRALMRPHDDDDLPAFVSQPD, from the coding sequence ATGGGCGCTATATCTGAAACCCTGCGCGAACTCGGCGAACTCCTGCGGCAGGCGAGGCTGGCCGCCGGATTGACGCAAGAGCAGGTGGCCGATCTGGCTGGCATATCCCGTCCACGCTATCGCGATATCGAAACGGGCATTGCTGCAGCGCGCGCCACGACGCTCATGAATGTCTCTCGTGCGCTCGGGCTGGAGATGATGCTGGTGCCGCAAGCGATGGTCCCCGCCGTCCGGGCGTTGATGCGTCCGCATGACGACGACGACTTGCCCGCCTTTGTTTCACAACCCGATTGA